The DNA segment TGCGCATGCTGGCCGGCTTCGAGGAGCCGACGGAAGGGCGCATCACGCTGGCCGGCGAGGACCAGGTCGGCACGCCGCCCTATCGCCGGCAGACCAACATGATGTTCCAGTCCTACGCGCTGTTCCCGCATATGAGCGTGTGGGACAACATCGCCTTCGGCCTGAGGCAGGACAAGGTTGAGAAGGGCGCGGTGGATGCGCGCGTCGAGGAGATGCTCAAGCTGGTGAAGCTTGAGAAGTTCGCCAAACGCAAGCCGCACCAGCTTTCCGGCGGCCAGCGCCAGCGCGTCGCACTCGCCCGCTCGCTGGCCAAGCGCCCCAAGGTGCTGCTGCTCGACGAGCCACTCGGCGCGCTCGACAAGAAGCTGCGCGAGGAGACCCAGTTCGAGCTCATGGACATCCAGATGGAGCTCGGCATGACCTTCCTGATCGTGACCCACGACCAGGAAGAGGCGATGACGGTGGCGGACCGTATCGCGGTGATGAACCAGGGCAAGCTGGTGCAGGTCGCGCCACCCGCCGAGATCTACGAGCGTCCCAATTGCCGCTACGTGGCCGATTTCGTCGGCGACGTGAACATTCTCGAGGCCAAGGTCGAGGCGATCGAGGGCGGCTATGTGATCCTGAGGCCCGATGCGGCCCCCGAGATGACCATTCGCATCGCCCAGGAAATCGACGCCCGGCCCGGCGAAGCGGTTGCCCTGGCGGTGCGCCCGGAAAAGCTGCGCATCGAGCTGGAGCCACCCACCGATCCGGGCGTGAACTGCCTGTCCGGCACGATCTGGGACATCGGCTATCTTGGCGATCTGTCGATCTACCATGTCGAGCTGCCCAACGGGACGCGGGTGAAGGCGGCCAAGCCGAACCTGACCCGCATGGTCGAGCGGCCCATTTCCTGGGACGACAAGGTCTATGTCTTCTTCACGCCGGATGCCGGCGTGAT comes from the Ancylobacter pratisalsi genome and includes:
- a CDS encoding ABC transporter ATP-binding protein, which codes for MSMGVAEKTQKTIGGIRRKFAPWTDPAAVPLIRYENVTKRFGEFVAVENLSLDIYEREFFALLGPSGCGKTTLMRMLAGFEEPTEGRITLAGEDQVGTPPYRRQTNMMFQSYALFPHMSVWDNIAFGLRQDKVEKGAVDARVEEMLKLVKLEKFAKRKPHQLSGGQRQRVALARSLAKRPKVLLLDEPLGALDKKLREETQFELMDIQMELGMTFLIVTHDQEEAMTVADRIAVMNQGKLVQVAPPAEIYERPNCRYVADFVGDVNILEAKVEAIEGGYVILRPDAAPEMTIRIAQEIDARPGEAVALAVRPEKLRIELEPPTDPGVNCLSGTIWDIGYLGDLSIYHVELPNGTRVKAAKPNLTRMVERPISWDDKVYVFFTPDAGVILAK